A stretch of the Panicum virgatum strain AP13 chromosome 9N, P.virgatum_v5, whole genome shotgun sequence genome encodes the following:
- the LOC120692894 gene encoding uncharacterized protein LOC120692894, with translation MMSAAVKLPCCIALQSNSKSDSGSYLRYVHESGENYKRLQINGKDANSPYTRYDVEASLLHQGLVHIRCRYNRKYWVPRRRGDGWWIVADADEREEDLTRPNCTLIKPIIGVTTRTTGGDGGEAESVMTVRFVHAGQQLGKGARMIMTTPSTKEGGEGNSTSARGAYMRVVGDVVEAEHKGAVEDVGFTVLNLSKSKRNLPKFVVFRQAQDERYLSAVVVDNQLFLQFNSGDMGDPNVTHEIVQMDDGASVRIRNVGRNAFWDLTPNDWIRPAVGSIVGQDTRVRFEVTEVMDFFAIRSVLNGRFCRSDAGGGGGVARGLRAVDGNITTGARIVVEEAILHREIYGIEYDLRDSRVYATNVLTMATTSAANDTSTAHTKRLRLFYEETEAATWDTTLEVKLGYNATMRAGFPKLGLGATASISAEFFGSFNWGESVETTVKHEVEYEVAVPPMTKVTVRLLATKSAVDVPFRYLQRDIMLDGSTREAAYDDGRFTGVNSYDFHFETVEEELPERKKHNRAS, from the exons aTGATGTCGGCAGCAGTAAAGCTTCCTTGTTGCATCGCCCTGCAGTCGAATTCGAAGAGCGACAGTGGAAGCTACCTGCGCTACGTCCACGAGAGCGGGGAGAACTACAAGCGGCTGCAGATCAACGGTAAGGACGCCAACAGCCCCTACACCAGGTACGATGTGGAAGCGTCGCTGCTCCACCAAGGTCTGGTGCACATCCGATGCCGCTACAACCGCAAGTACTGGGTGCCTCGTCGGCGGGGCGACGGCTGGTGGAtcgtcgccgacgccgacgagcgGGAAGAAGACCTGACCAGGCCCAACTGCACGCTGATCAAACCGATCATTGGTGTCACCACCCGCACCACCGGTGGTGATGGCGGTGAAGCGGAATCAGTGATGACCGTCAG GTTCGTCCACGCGGGGCAGCAGCTTGGGAAGGGCGCGCGCATGATCATGACCACGCCGTCGACGAAAGAAGGCGGCGAGGGCAACAGTACTAGCGCCAGAGGTGCCTATATGCgcgtcgtcggcgacgttgtCGAAGCCGAGCACAAGGGCGCCGTCGAAGATGTAGGCTTCACCGTCCTCAACCTGTCCAAGAGCAAGAGGAACCTGCCTAAATTTGTGGTGTTCAGGCAAGCTCAGGACGAGAGGTACCTGAGTGCGGTCGTGGTCGATAACCAACTTTTCCTCCAGTTCAACTCGGGGGACATGGGTGACCCAAACGTGACACATGAGATCGTCCAGATGGACGACGGAGCATCAGTCCGCATACGCAACGTCGGCCGCAACGCGTTCTGGGATCTTACACCCAACGACTGGATCCGACCGGCTGTGGGCTCCATAGTCGGGCAGGATACCCGTGTAAGGTTCGAGGTCACCGAGGTGATGGACTTCTTCGCGATCCGCAGCGTGCTCAACGGCCGCTTCTGCCggagcgacgccggcggcggtggcggcgtggcgcgagGCCTACGCGCCGTCGACGGGAACATCACCACGGGAGCTCGGATCGTGGTGGAGGAGGCCATTCTGCACCGCGAGATCTACGGCATCGAGTACGACCTCCGCGATTCGAGGGTGTACGCCACCAACGTCCTGACCATGGCCACCACGTCGGCCGCCAACGACACCTCCACCGCGCACACCAAGAGGCTGAGGCTCTTCTACGAGGAGACGGAG GCGGCCACCTGGGACACCACTCTCGAGGTGAAGCTCGGCTACAACGCCACCATGAGGGCGGGTTTCCCCAAGCTGGGCCTCGGCGCGACGGCCAGCATCTCCGCGGAGTTCTTCGGGTCCTTCAACTGGGGCGAGAGCGTCGAGACGACGGTGAAGCATGAGGTCGAGTACGAGGTCGCGGTGCCCCCCATGACCAAGGTCACAGTGCGCCTCCTCGCGACCAAGAGCGCTGTCGACGTTCCCTTCCGGTACCTGCAGCGGGACATCATGCTGGACGGGAGCACGCGGGAGGCGGCATACGACGACGGTCGGTTCACTGGCGTCAACAGCTATGACTTCCACTTCGAGAccgtggaggaggagctgccaGAAAGGAAGAAGCATAACAGGGCCTCTTGA